One part of the Dermacentor andersoni chromosome 2, qqDerAnde1_hic_scaffold, whole genome shotgun sequence genome encodes these proteins:
- the LOC140212790 gene encoding sulfotransferase ssu-1-like isoform X1, translating into MLSFDTLTKCLTTSFQESMARRHVPVYHVIDGLKYAKTYLPESVRNARDYMPHDDDLVMVSYLKCGNNWLEQIIQLILHRGESAENYAEFHRRCPYPEMTGMRYLNEMQPPRFFKTHFSYEHQLRNSRAKYIYLTRNPLDVCVSFYYYVRGAASYEFEDGTFDDFVEAFVAGEVERGDYCDHLLSWYPCRHDDNIFFLTYEELKEDFKKTVLSLAGFMGQQYRDMLEHDGNIYANVVERSAVPFMSKLCHVDEVLLDSLTETDRPFLEGYRRFTATTNSRLKSAKNIVRKGVVGDWRSHFPQRHIDVFRQWIARKGAAGVVKEIWGDMDLGGIV; encoded by the exons ATGCTCTCATTCGACACTCTAACTAAGTGTCTGACAACGTCATTTCAGGAAAGCATGGCGCGCCGACATGTTCCCGTGTACCACGTGATTGACGGCCTAAAGTATGCAAAGACTTACCTGCCGGAAAGTGTGCGCAATGCCCGGGACTACATGCCACACGACGACGACTTGGTAATGGTGTCTTACCTCAAGTGTGGCAACAACTGGCTGGAGCAGATCATCCAACTGATTCTTCATAG GGGTGAAAGCGCCGAAAACTATGCCGAGTTCCACCGGCGGTGTCCCTACCCAGAGATGACGGGTATGCGGTATCTGAACGAGATGCAGCCACCACGGTTCTTCAAGACGCACTTCTCGTACGAGCACCAGCTGAGGAATTCCCGAGCCAAGTACATTTACCTGACGCGCAATCCGCTGGACGTCTGCGTCTCTTTCTACTACTACGTCAGAGGCGCTGCTAGTTACGAGTTCGAGGACGGCACCTTCGACGACTTCGTCGAGGCTTTCGTCGCTGGAGAAGTCGAGCGTGGTGATTACTGCGACCACCTCCTCTCCTGGTATCCCTGTCGGCACGATGACAACATCTTCTTTCTCACGTACGAGGAGCTGAAGGAAGATTTTAAGAAGACGGTGCTATCCTTGGCCGGATTTATGGGTCAACAGTATCGTGACATGCTGGAGCACGATGGAAATATTTACGCTAATGTCGTCGAGAGAAGTGCCGTTCCCTTCATGTCCAAACTCTGTCACGTCGACGAGGTACTTCTGGATTCGCTTACCGAGACAGATAGGCCCTTCCTAGAAGGTTATCGCCGTTTCACCGCGACCACCAATAGCCGCCTAAAGAGCGCCAAGAATATCGTGAGAAAAGGTGTGGTAGGTGACTGGAGGTCCCACTTCCCTCAGCGCCACATAGATGTATTTCGTCAGTGGATTGCGAGAAAAGGGGCAGCTGGGGTGGTTAAGGAGATCTGGGGAGATATGGACCTGGGTGGAATTGTTTGA
- the LOC140212790 gene encoding sulfotransferase ssu-1-like isoform X2 gives MARRHVPVYHVIDGLKYAKTYLPESVRNARDYMPHDDDLVMVSYLKCGNNWLEQIIQLILHRGESAENYAEFHRRCPYPEMTGMRYLNEMQPPRFFKTHFSYEHQLRNSRAKYIYLTRNPLDVCVSFYYYVRGAASYEFEDGTFDDFVEAFVAGEVERGDYCDHLLSWYPCRHDDNIFFLTYEELKEDFKKTVLSLAGFMGQQYRDMLEHDGNIYANVVERSAVPFMSKLCHVDEVLLDSLTETDRPFLEGYRRFTATTNSRLKSAKNIVRKGVVGDWRSHFPQRHIDVFRQWIARKGAAGVVKEIWGDMDLGGIV, from the exons ATGGCGCGCCGACATGTTCCCGTGTACCACGTGATTGACGGCCTAAAGTATGCAAAGACTTACCTGCCGGAAAGTGTGCGCAATGCCCGGGACTACATGCCACACGACGACGACTTGGTAATGGTGTCTTACCTCAAGTGTGGCAACAACTGGCTGGAGCAGATCATCCAACTGATTCTTCATAG GGGTGAAAGCGCCGAAAACTATGCCGAGTTCCACCGGCGGTGTCCCTACCCAGAGATGACGGGTATGCGGTATCTGAACGAGATGCAGCCACCACGGTTCTTCAAGACGCACTTCTCGTACGAGCACCAGCTGAGGAATTCCCGAGCCAAGTACATTTACCTGACGCGCAATCCGCTGGACGTCTGCGTCTCTTTCTACTACTACGTCAGAGGCGCTGCTAGTTACGAGTTCGAGGACGGCACCTTCGACGACTTCGTCGAGGCTTTCGTCGCTGGAGAAGTCGAGCGTGGTGATTACTGCGACCACCTCCTCTCCTGGTATCCCTGTCGGCACGATGACAACATCTTCTTTCTCACGTACGAGGAGCTGAAGGAAGATTTTAAGAAGACGGTGCTATCCTTGGCCGGATTTATGGGTCAACAGTATCGTGACATGCTGGAGCACGATGGAAATATTTACGCTAATGTCGTCGAGAGAAGTGCCGTTCCCTTCATGTCCAAACTCTGTCACGTCGACGAGGTACTTCTGGATTCGCTTACCGAGACAGATAGGCCCTTCCTAGAAGGTTATCGCCGTTTCACCGCGACCACCAATAGCCGCCTAAAGAGCGCCAAGAATATCGTGAGAAAAGGTGTGGTAGGTGACTGGAGGTCCCACTTCCCTCAGCGCCACATAGATGTATTTCGTCAGTGGATTGCGAGAAAAGGGGCAGCTGGGGTGGTTAAGGAGATCTGGGGAGATATGGACCTGGGTGGAATTGTTTGA
- the LOC126542232 gene encoding sulfotransferase ssu-1-like codes for MTAKRFPAYQVIDGLKYAKTYLPENVRAIRAYMPHDDDLVLVSYLKCGNNWLEQIIELILHRGESAENYAEFHRWCPYPELTGMRYLNEMQPPRFLKTHFQYQQQHKNLKAKFIYLTRNPLDVCVSFYYYVRNGPIYDFSDGSFDDFVNAFVLGEVERGDYCDHLLSWYSHRLEENVFFLTYEQLKSDFRNTVLCLAGFMGEQYRRLLEEDEDVYRNIVEKSSVPYMSKVCHIDQSTMARLTEKDQPFIDAAHRFTLSTSGKLKGTGIVRKGVVGDWKSHFTQRHLDLMREWIAKRNAAAAIREIWADMDLGGIV; via the exons ATGACGGCCAAACGGTTTCCTGCCTACCAAGTTATTGACGGCCTGAAGTACGCGAAGACGTACTTGCCTGAGAATGTGCGCGCCATCCGCGCATACATGCCACACGACGATGACCTTGTACTGGTGTCCTACCTGAAATGTGGCAACAACTGGCTGGAACAAATCATCGAACTAATTCTTCACAG GGGGGAAAGCGCCGAAAACTACGCCGAATTTCACCGTTGGTGTCCGTACCCTGAGCTGACGGGTATGCGCTACCTCAACGAGATGCAGCCACCACGTTTTCTGAAAACGCACTTCCAGTACCAACAGCAGCACAAGAACCTCAAGGCCAAGTTCATCTACCTGACCCGCAACCCACTCGATGTCTGCGTCTCATTCTACTACTACGTGCGGAACGGCCCAATATACGACTTCTCCGACGGCAGCTTCGACGACTTCGTCAATGCTTTCGTTCTCGGCGAAGTAGAGCGAGGAGACTACTGCGATCACCTTCTCTCCTGGTACTCGCATCGACTCGAAGAAAACGTTTTCTTTCTCACATACGAGCAGCTGAAGAGCGATTTTAGAAACACCGTTTTGTGCCTAGCTGGCTTCATGGGAGAGCAGTACAGACGCCTGctagaagaagacgaagacgtgTACCGGAACATTGTTGAGAAGAGCAGCGTGCCATACATGTCCAAAGTATGTCATATAGACCAATCAACCATGGCGAGGTTGACAGAGAAAGATCAGCCTTTTATAgacgccgctcaccgattcacgTTGTCAACTTCCGGCAAGCTCAAGGGCACGGGCATCGTAAGAAAAGGCGTCGTAGGAGACTGGAAGTCACACTTCACGCAGCGTCATCTAGACCTGATGCGCGAGTGGATTGCGAAGAGGAACGCCGCGGCAGCAATTCGAGAGATCTGGGCCGATATGGACCTCGGTGGGATTGTCTGA